TGAAACTTGCTGCGAAATTGGGAACTAGCCAGAAATTCCTTACCATTTATTGGAGTTTTCCGCGGCGACTGCTGCCTCGGTCGTTTCGGCGACATTGTCAGATCCACGTAGAGCTCCGGAcccacagccactggcaggGATTTGTTCAGCGCTCGCTTGGCGGACATTTCCCTTGCAAACGCTGTCGCTGGTGCCGGCACATCGTCCAGGGAATAGCGATCCACGTACACCAAGCTGCCATCCTTGTTGAAGCGCGTGCGAGACTTGCGCGGACCCGAGGAGATCTCTGTGACGGCGTCCGAACCATCCGACTTGTCGCAGCACTCGGAGCACTGCCAGCCATACTGCTTGGATTTCTTGGGCGGACGGGTGAGCGGCGGGTTGAGGCAACCCAAATGGTAGTGCAGATTGCAGGTGTCGCACTTGACCAGCAAATGTTGATCGTTGTTTCGCTTGCAAATGCCGCAGGCCATGGCAGGCGCTATGGCGGGTGTGCCGCTGCCTCGTCCCTGCTTTGCCTGGGTGCTGAGCATCCGCGAGGAGTCCAACTTGGTGCCGGGTGGGCCGAGGTGTGCGAGCGGGAAGCCCACGCCCATTTtgagcgctgctgctgtgggcaCGGAGATGGGACGCTGTGGCGGCGTGGGCGTGCTGGTCTTGGCCGGCGCTTCAGGCAGCGGCCGAGCAATCAACTCCACATTGGGCAGCGTAACGGAGGGTGCCACATGCGACAGATTCCCATGCAGCGTGCGTATTGTGGCCAGCAGCGTGTCCCGCTGGGCCTTCTCCGCCTTGCGCTCCTCCAGCGAGGAGTCGTACTGCGCGCGCAGACTGTCCTGATCCTTGGACAGAATGGCATTGTGGCTGatgagttgctgctgctgctgtcggaaGTCCTCCATGCGCACAATGCGATCCATGTAGTAGGCCGTAAACTCCACGCTAAACGCAGGCGTTATGTGCCACTTCTTTCGGATGTCTGTCAGCGCATTGATGTGCGCCTCGCGCTGCTCCATGTGCTGCACATCGACGGACATGATCTCggccttggccagcagccggcggcaggcagaggcCGAAGTGGTTAGCAGTCGCGACATCTTCTGCGTGGGCACCCAAGGCGCTGGCTTGAGTTCCTTGTGCTGCGCGTACTTCAGTTGGATCTTGAGCAACTTCCGCTGTATCCTCGCCTGTGCGGGATTCGTGTTGGGCTCATCcacgggctgctgctgctgctgctccttctccttggcctTCTGCAGCATGTTGAGGCGCAGCGTGTGATAATTCCGTCGTCGCTTTTTGATCATTTCCTTCTCCGAATGCACCTTGCAGTGCGCATAAAACGGATCCGCTGCATCATCCTCGTGATGGGCTTCGATGAGGAAACCCGCCACCTGTGCGCACGTCACATGGAAGTAAGTCTTGCACATGCCCGCATCGCAGCCAATGCACACGCCGGTCCGTGCGAAGAGAGAGTTCTCACAAAGGGAGCACACTTTGGCGCCCCACTTGCTGTACTGCATCTCGAAGAGTGTGACCGAGGAGAGCTGCTCCACCTCACCGAATGCCACACCGGGCACATACAGCGCGCAGATCAGGTGCACCCACTTGCCCACGTCCGTCTCCTTGTAGATGCCGCCCTTGTTCGGGCACAGCTCGCAGTCCGGCTCGGAGACGCCCGCGCGGCAAGCCTCACAGAACCAAGGCTCCGTGGAGCAAGTGGAGTTTGTGCTGGAGATGCTCACGTTGTCGCTGACGCCGTAGCAGCCTTCGTGCACGGACACGCCACACGCATCGCACTCGACAATCTCGTTGACATCGTCACTGCGCTCACCCAGACACACGCAGCACATACGCTTCGCCGGCGCGCTGGACAGCTGCACCGAACGTATCGATATGGTCGCAGCACCGCCAGCCACTGGTGGCCCGTAATCGCCTCCATTGATGCCATTTTGCAGTGGCGCCGCTTGGACCTCACTATCCGccagcaactgctgcagctgcagcgtggAATCATCACTCTCCGCCTCGGAGTCATCCGCATTGGAGTCcgactcgctgctgctggcatcgcTGCTGTCACCCTCCCCGTCGCTCTCGTCCTTGCAGCCATCGATGTCTGGGCAAAAGTCGCTGTCCGATGAGCTCTCGCCCAGATCCAAGTCGAGCAGGGCCTGCGTTGATATCTTTGGCTGCCGCGCCCGCTTGAAGGGTGCCATTTTTGAATGGCAACGCAGTCGAGTCGTCTCTTTTgctaattttcaaattttttcgA
The sequence above is a segment of the Drosophila subobscura isolate 14011-0131.10 chromosome U, UCBerk_Dsub_1.0, whole genome shotgun sequence genome. Coding sequences within it:
- the LOC117902080 gene encoding PHD finger protein 14; its protein translation is MAPFKRARQPKISTQALLDLDLGESSSDSDFCPDIDGCKDESDGEGDSSDASSSESDSNADDSEAESDDSTLQLQQLLADSEVQAAPLQNGINGGDYGPPVAGGAATISIRSVQLSSAPAKRMCCVCLGERSDDVNEIVECDACGVSVHEGCYGVSDNVSISSTNSTCSTEPWFCEACRAGVSEPDCELCPNKGGIYKETDVGKWVHLICALYVPGVAFGEVEQLSSVTLFEMQYSKWGAKVCSLCENSLFARTGVCIGCDAGMCKTYFHVTCAQVAGFLIEAHHEDDAADPFYAHCKVHSEKEMIKKRRRNYHTLRLNMLQKAKEKEQQQQQPVDEPNTNPAQARIQRKLLKIQLKYAQHKELKPAPWVPTQKMSRLLTTSASACRRLLAKAEIMSVDVQHMEQREAHINALTDIRKKWHITPAFSVEFTAYYMDRIVRMEDFRQQQQQLISHNAILSKDQDSLRAQYDSSLEERKAEKAQRDTLLATIRTLHGNLSHVAPSVTLPNVELIARPLPEAPAKTSTPTPPQRPISVPTAAALKMGVGFPLAHLGPPGTKLDSSRMLSTQAKQGRGSGTPAIAPAMACGICKRNNDQHLLVKCDTCNLHYHLGCLNPPLTRPPKKSKQYGWQCSECCDKSDGSDAVTEISSGPRKSRTRFNKDGSLVYVDRYSLDDVPAPATAFAREMSAKRALNKSLPVAVGPELYVDLTMSPKRPRQQSPRKTPINVPVASTSAAASTALALVTPITTLLSGCEDSVDELSGKLSRKGKRKDKHKNKHNLSSDTEKSFSKEHKRKRKKRAHLNENPANAARNTIKIILKTMRLPGEDAPESQYFYVPANAVRSVDEASRPTSVETVEDIVAPREEILVPVVMPAVALSPQKLKDSKETPAVVAAAAVTTPPENPSPKRKVSPRKATPRVGRPRVSNPKPVVEINCCVCTKTGKTNQVVTCDECHKHYHFACLDPPLKKSPKIRGYSWHCADCDPTDDDALPKK